Proteins encoded by one window of Candidatus Aminicenantes bacterium:
- a CDS encoding biotin/lipoyl-binding protein codes for MSEYVLTINGKEYRAEVSEINAEQARITVNGREFQVGLQQLGLSKLLPVETKKGESRTEAAATVPSVRPALEAPPAGGDVSNIVKSPLPGLIVDVKVGAGEKVKAGQVIVTMEAMKMENQIQATIDGTVKKIFVKKGDNVAEGDTLIEIARSDMASL; via the coding sequence ATGAGTGAATATGTCTTGACCATCAACGGGAAGGAATACCGCGCCGAAGTGAGCGAGATCAACGCCGAGCAGGCGCGGATCACGGTCAATGGCAGGGAATTCCAGGTCGGTTTGCAACAGCTGGGATTGAGTAAGCTGCTGCCGGTGGAGACCAAAAAGGGCGAGTCCCGGACCGAAGCGGCCGCCACCGTGCCGTCGGTCAGGCCGGCCCTGGAAGCGCCGCCGGCCGGGGGCGATGTTTCCAATATCGTTAAATCGCCGTTGCCGGGGCTGATCGTCGACGTCAAGGTCGGAGCCGGCGAGAAGGTCAAGGCCGGCCAGGTCATCGTGACCATGGAAGCCATGAAAATGGAAAACCAGATCCAGGCGACCATCGATGGCACGGTCAAGAAGATATTCGTCAAGAAAGGCGACAACGTGGCCGAGGGCGATACCTTGATCGAGATCGCCCGCTCGGACATGGCCAGCCTGTAA
- a CDS encoding methylmalonyl-CoA carboxyltransferase, which translates to YAFAEATVPKVTVIVRKAYGGAYCVMNSKHIRGDVNLAWPTAEIAVMGPDGAVEIIYSEELKKAEDAGKKKEELKELYRDLFATPYSAAKKGYIDDVIEPAGTRLRLIKALEMLACKRDANPPKKHGNIPL; encoded by the coding sequence TATGCCTTCGCCGAGGCCACGGTGCCCAAGGTCACCGTCATCGTGCGCAAGGCCTACGGCGGCGCCTACTGCGTCATGAATTCCAAGCACATCCGCGGCGACGTCAACCTGGCCTGGCCGACGGCCGAGATCGCGGTCATGGGCCCGGACGGGGCGGTGGAGATCATCTACAGCGAGGAGCTGAAAAAAGCCGAGGACGCGGGCAAGAAAAAAGAAGAACTGAAGGAACTTTACCGCGACCTGTTCGCCACCCCCTACAGCGCCGCCAAGAAAGGCTACATCGACGACGTGATCGAGCCGGCCGGCACCCGCCTGCGCCTGATCAAGGCCCTGGAGATGCTGGCCTGCAAGCGCGACGCCAATCCGCCCAAGAAGCACGGCAACATCCCGCTGTGA